tacaaatgtagtgatccgaaggggcatgtgcacctgaatgtttatagcagcaacgtcctcaatagccaaactatggaaagaacctagatgtccatcaacagatgaatggataaagaagatgtggtatatatatacaatggaatactatgcagccatcaaaagaaatgaaatcttgccatttgcgacgacgtggatggaactagaactgagcgaaataagtcaattagaactatatgctgaatgaaataagtcaatcagagaaagacaattatatgatctctctgatatgaggaatttgagagtcaggaCAGGGGGTTGtaggggatagggaaggaaaaaaatgaaacaagatgttattgggagggagacaaacagtaagagactcttttttttttttttttttagaatttaaggttttactttttaaatttttaataaacatataatgtgtttttatccccaggggtacaggtctgtggctcgccaagtttacacatttCGTagtactcatcatagcacataccctccccaatgtccatatccccaccaccctctcctgtcccctgtgcccccagcaaccctcagtctgttttctgagattgagtcttttatggtttgtccagtaagagactcttaatcacatgaaacaaactgagggttgctgggggtgtggggaggtagggatagtgtggctgggtgatggacattggggacggtatgtgatatggtgagtgctgtgaaatttGTAATCctggtaattcacagacctgtacccctggggtaaataatacattatatgttaataaaaaataataattaaaaaagaacaagagcttTCTAATCTTGAGAGAAcgaataataaatataataaaacatgagaattctcttttaaaataaataaataaataaaaatttaaaaagtttgaaaaatctCCCAGATACTTCATTGGCAATAAACATGTTCATCTCTCATCTgctcttttaaactttttgtttgaATCCTGCTTTAAATTCCGGAGGGATCTAAGACCGTTCCTCCTTATCGAGTCAAGTGAGTGATTCCCCCCCCTTCCTAAACTTAGCTCTTTAATTTAGGTTTCCAGGGAAAGAGGTACTCTGCCTCCCCACTCCAACTCATTCATCCCTTTTAACAGCAGGAAACAAGGTTGTTGCtataaagtaaaaagttaaaggagaaaggagacaaaatCCTGGATAATCGCAGCCTGGATAATTAGCTTTGACTAAGGATTCTGCTAAGGTAATTGAACTGTCTTAGTTAACATAATCTCTTTGGTAGTTAAACATGTTTATCATACGGAGTAAAAGATTATCTGGTAGCTTAGGACTATTGGTGATATGAATGTTTTCCATAATGCATCTAGTTTTTTGCAAAGTTAATGTTATTGAACGCATATATGcattcatatatgtatacatttatacacaGACAGAAATGTATACGTATATGTTGAGACAGGTACACATTTCCTAATAATTAACTTCACAGAAACAAAGAAGTTTTGTAGGAAACCACAGAAACATGCCCAAATCTTCACAATTTAAAGTAAACAGTAAGGACACGTCATAGTTGAATTGAAAAAGATCTTAGCTGAAATCAGGTGTTTTAAAAACAgggtcaaggggtgcctggatggctcagttggttaagcgactgtcttcacctcaggtcatgatcccaaggagcCCTGCgttggctccctgcttagcagggagtctgcttctccctctccctctgctgctctgactgcttgtgctctctcttgctctttctgtcaaataaataaataaaatcttaaaaaaaaaaaaaaacagggtcaAAAGCAACCCTTTAGTATTTGTAAGACCATTATAAACTGTTTTACGTATATaatatgaaattctaaaataataaatgaaggaaaaatctGTATAATGAGTGCCCTCATCTTATGGCACTACAATATTGCACTGTGCCCCCTGGGCCTTGGCGCCAAAGCAAGGAAATGCTTGGTGAAGAGCATGTTGAAGACAAACTTCTGTTACCCAGAACCATGTTGACAGTCACACCACGTGTAATTTTAAACAGGAAGCTTTGTCTTCGTTGTAGAACTAAAACTGGGTGACAATAACATGTTCTAAGTCATTTCCCTCAGCCTCCCTCTCCAGGGGAGGGATTGCAGGCAGCCTGTGCAGGGAAGGGGACAGCCCAGGCTTGGGAAAACCCAGGTTCAGATCCTGACTCTACTCTGGAGCTCTGTGGCCTTGAACAAATTTCTTAGCCTCtctttgccttcattttcttacctgtaaaagcGTGTTCTTGTGAATCCAGCAACAAAGCAGATAAAGGGGCCTGGCACACAACATAGGGTGAAAAGCAGTACATATTATAATGATTATAGTTCTTACTATTAGGCAAATATGCAAATGGACTACCATTTCTACAAAGTCAGGATTTATTGCTTTACAAGCTCTGTATGGATATTTCCCAGCCCATGTCCAAACCAACTTACCTTAGTCATTGCTCACAAGGAGATGCTATCAAGTTTCATATCCTTAAAAGCAAACAGACCCATCGTTTCCAATCTACCAACTCCATCAAatgtttaaaagacattttttaaaagcatcaagtTGATTAGATTGGTCGTATGGTGGTATGTATTAAAAACCCTTTCCCACTTCTGCAGTATTTtagtccctctcctgctcccgtAAGTAACCTAGGGGAGGAGACCCAGATTTAAGTACGGTATTTAGTCACACTTGTGCTACGTACGAAGGGGCTTTGGAGAGACGGCATCAGCACGCGTGTTGCCAGAATGCTCTTGAGACCACCACCGGCATAACATTTGGGACAAACCAATGAGGTTAAATTACGACAAGTGATTCCCCCCCAGACCCTGAAATACTGGTTTTGCCACCATCTGAACGGGCTTAGTTGATGTCCCGTCCAGAAATTCTTCCACTGGTTGTACAGACAGAACTGTACATCCACGGCAAGTGGAGGGAAGGTCTCTGCATACAGAACATCTGTCCGTACTAAGAGAAATGATGCTCAGACACAAGGACTttgcaatatatttaaaattcattcttcagTGTCAATTCTTAACTAACTCTTTGCTCTCTGAAAACGGCAATACAGTTTTTATTGCATGTAAGTTGTTTTTTggtgaaaaggaggaaaaaggaattcAAAGTTAGCTTTCCATGAACAGCCACAAGGTCATTCTGCTTGTGAACTTACATAATATAGCTAACATGTATCACAGTCAGATACACGGGTTATGCACTCACAAACTTAATCATTAAAATAGGAGACCACCTGTTTCAAATGCACTTTGCACCACAGACAATATGAACCAGAAATATTTGGCCTACaatatttaattctatttgtCTCAATCAAGAATCACTAGTAATACATTCTCAGATATAGAGAGACAGGAAAGTgatgtttttcatattttgtgatAGCTTCACATcgatttatttttcagaatatactaaaataaatgtaaCCTACTTTTAAGAGctgttattaaattttttcttttgctttgtgaaAACAATCAGACTGTGGCATGGAGACTAGACTGGTGTGTCTGATCAGTCGAACTTCATACGCAGATCAAACAAATGTCATAATTCATTTTAGAGACACATTGAAAACCTATATGGAAAATGGACTCTTTTGATTCTGGATTTACATGGCAACATTTGAAACTAGTGGTCGAGCTAACACAGGCAACCATGCAGAAAGTTACAACATTCATAGAAATACCAAAGTAATTCTTGTGAGCAGTAATTGCTCAAAGCAAAGAAAGAACGAATAAGAATGGGTACATGGTTTCTGTGTTGGAACTTATTACTGAGTTCATGTTAATAAAACCAGGTCTCTTCCAAACATAATCATGTAAACTATTGGTGTAGGCTTGAAAGAGATTATATTCAGTAAGGTACATGCAGTGTTGAAAATCTCCCTtggcgttaaaaaaaaaaaaagtctggaaaaagtcatttctcctccctttttctcAATAGCTCGATTTTATGTTAAAGTCCAAGTAAAAACTCTCTAGGATCAGTTTACTTTTTATAACATCATGGCCATATCATATACTTTctttccccccctccccatgACCAAATCCTCTGagtaaagtataaaacaaaaaacctgcctccaagtaaacagaaaataaaatcccgaaacagaacaaaataatctTGAGCAAAGAACTcggtcattttttttctctttttttaaggttgaaaaCACTGGCAACATTATTTTCACTTCACTCACTTGACTCATCTACAATGCCTAGTGCTCCCGTGGCTCAAGATAGAATCCGAGAGAAAGAATTTAAGGACAGCAGTCTCAACCATTTGGCCGGGCAGTGGAAGTGCTTGGTAAATGCAGAACGGAGTGGGCAGGGTGTCCTCCTAAGGGGGAACGCTGCTACACATCGCTGGGTGACCGCGCTCTCTGTGAGAGGCTGGAGGGGACGCAGCCGCAGCAAATAAGACAGAGGGCTTTCTGGATCTCTTGGTTTCTGAAAGCATAAATGACGGGGTTGATGATGGAGTTGTAGGTGGCGGGCAGGAGGGTGGCGTAGGTGTAGATGGAGGGGTAGGTGTAATCAGCTATCAAGGAATAGAGGGTGAAAGGCATCCAGCAAGCAGCAAAGGTCCCCAGAATGATGGCCAGGGTGGAGACCCCCTTCCGGGTGGTCACGTAGTGGGACGTGGCCAGGAAGTGATGCTGCAGGGCTATCTGGTGGGCGTGCCTCATCACAATCTTGCAGATTTGGATGTACAGCTGAAGCATGAGCGCAAACATGAAGAGGAAGGAGACGGAGAGGATGGCCGCGTTGTTCTTGGTGAGAGGTCTGACCACGCTGCAGGTGGACTCGTCTCTGAGGCAGTTCCAGCCCATGACAGGCAGCAGTCCCAGGCAGATGGAGGTCCCCCAGAGCATAATGAGCATGACATAGGTGAATGTGACCGTCCTCTCCGAGTGGTATGTCAGAGCGTAATACAGGGAGAGGTAGCGGTCAACAGTGATAGCCAGCAAGctgcagacagaggcagagaaagaggcgaCAATGAGTCCAATTGTGACCAGCTTGGTGGCTTCTGACTGAAGCAGGTAGGCAAAAACAAAATTGATGATGAGTCCGATGCCGGCCAGCAAGTCTGCAAGAGCCAGGCTGCCTATCAGCAGGAACATGGGTGCTCGCAGGCTGGGGTTATGGAAGATGATAAGGACCACAATGGCATTTTCACAGGAGATGAGGGTTCCTGAGGTACACAAGACAATGTCCCAGGGGTTGACAACgagctctggctctggctctacAACAGGAACCTGGGAGGAGACAGCCGCCGAGACGTTCTCCGAAGCGCCAGCATCTAAATAATCCCGAGGCAGCCCGCTTAAATTGACCTTCAGGTCTTCATTCATTTTAACCCCCGTCCTCTTCAACGAAAAGACAGGCTTTTTAATGTTTAGACACAGCAGAGTGACAATCCAAGATCAtgcaaaaaacacacaaacagaaagCCAGCCCCTACTCAGACACTACCATCAAACGCCACGAGCTTCATGAATTATAAAGTGTTATGGAATTAAACAAAAGGCAAAGTCTCCGTGGTTTCAAACCCACGACCACAAATGCCGTTTGGCGCTGGGGACAACACAGGGTAGGACTTGAAAACACGAGCGTGAGTGAGACAGGCACACATGGAACCGCGGCGGTCTGTTTGATAAAGTGCTGGGAACGCACATCTGAAAATCACATCCTGCATGCTGGAAACGAACCACTGTTTGACATCTGGGCTGCTGCGCCGCAGCGACAAGTCGCGAGCCGGGGGCCGCCATCCTCGATGGAATATTTAAATCGCCTATTTCCATCgacacccccccccactccaAAACAATCCctcgcgcgcgtgcacacactcacacacacacactcccccagCCAGAACAAAGAGGGGTCCCAGACGTCCCCCGTGTGCACAGGGCAGTCGGGCCAGGGTCACAAAAGGCAGGTGTGTGCAATGGGGGtgtggagacagacagacacacgcGCATGCACTGCCGCCGCTTCCCCGGCGGGGACGGGCGGAGGACGTGAGGGGACAGACACGGCGCCCGGACAGGCGGCGCGCGGGGGCGAGGGGGGGTCATCGAGGGGGTCACCTTGCCGCGCCCAGGCCGAAGGGGGTCCTCCGGTGCTTCCGAAGCGCGCGGGCTACTCGTGTCGCATGTCCGCGCCGGGGCCCGCGGCGGCGAGGGGCGGCGGCCGCGCCCGGGAGTGGGCGGGAGGGCGCGGGGCGCGCGCTCGGCGCCAGGTGAGCTGCGGGCGGCAGGTGAGCGGCGGGCTCGGCTCGCGTGCCCGGTTCTCCCCGCCGCGCGCCCGCCAGCCCGCCCACCCGGCCCACACGCTCCCCGCgcgcgcgcccccgcccccgctcccgcCCGCCCGTGCGCGCCCGGCTGCCGGCCCGCGGGAGCCGGGGGAGGCCGGCGCGCGCCCCCACGGGTCGGGGCGCACCGGCTGGCGAGGGCAGACCGCGCGCGGCTagaaccc
Above is a genomic segment from Lutra lutra chromosome 3, mLutLut1.2, whole genome shotgun sequence containing:
- the GPR12 gene encoding G-protein coupled receptor 12, with the protein product MNEDLKVNLSGLPRDYLDAGASENVSAAVSSQVPVVEPEPELVVNPWDIVLCTSGTLISCENAIVVLIIFHNPSLRAPMFLLIGSLALADLLAGIGLIINFVFAYLLQSEATKLVTIGLIVASFSASVCSLLAITVDRYLSLYYALTYHSERTVTFTYVMLIMLWGTSICLGLLPVMGWNCLRDESTCSVVRPLTKNNAAILSVSFLFMFALMLQLYIQICKIVMRHAHQIALQHHFLATSHYVTTRKGVSTLAIILGTFAACWMPFTLYSLIADYTYPSIYTYATLLPATYNSIINPVIYAFRNQEIQKALCLICCGCVPSSLSQRARSPSDV